Below is a genomic region from Nocardioides panacis.
TCGACGCCCTCGACCATGGCCCGCGCCGCCTCCAGGTCGACGTCCTGCAGGTCTCCGAGGCCGGTCGCGCCGCGGGTGAGCGCCTCCGCCGGGTCCGAGGTGGCGCCGAGCGCGGCCAGCAGGCCCGCTCCCCCGTCGTTCGTGCCCGAGCCGCCGAGCCCCACGACCACCCGGGTGGCGCCCTCCTCGCAGGCGGCCCGGACCAGCTCGCCGACGCCGTACGTCGAGGCGTCCTCGGCGTGCCGGTCCCCGGCCGGCGTCAGGTGCAGCCCGCAGGCCTGCGCGCTCTCGACGTAGGCGGTGCCCTGGTGGATCAGCACCGTGCCGGGCACCGTGTCGCCGTAGGGCCCGAGCACGTTGACCGCGAGCAGCTCCCCGCCCAGCGAGGCGTGCAGGACGTCGACGAAGCCCGGGCCGCCGTCGGCCATCGGAACGAGCTCGAGCTCGTCGTGGGGAGCCCGCCGGCGCCACCCCGCGGCGATGGCCTCGGCCGCCTCGACGGCGCTCAGGGTTCCGGCGAACTTGTCAGGTGCGATCAACACGCGCATGCCCCCATCCAACATGATGGGATGGTCGGCGATGACCGCCGACTACTTCGTGCGCCCGATGACCCCCACCGACGTCCCCGAGGTCGAGCGGCTCACCGACGCGGCCTTCTTCGACCTCGACGTCCGCACCCACCGCGCCGGCTGGCCCGCGCCGGAGCACCGCTCCGAGGCGCGGGCCGCGGAGTGGCGGGCCCGGGTGCGGCACCTGGTGCAGCACGACCCGCGCGGCTGCTGGGTGGCCGAGGACGACTCCGGGGTGCTCGGGGCGACGGTCAGCATGCGCCGGGACACGACGTGGCTGCTCGCGGCGTACGCCGTGCGGCCGGGGCTGCAGGGACGCGGCGTCGGCCGGCAGCTGCTGGACGCGGCGCTGGCCTACGGCGACGGGTGCCTGCACGGGATGATCGCCGCCTCCGAGGACCCGCCGGCGGTGCGGAGGTACCGCCTGGCGGGGTTCACGCTGCACCCCACGATGCTGCTCCGCGGCCCGGTCGCCCGGGCGGACCTGCCGGTCGTGGAGCGGGTCCGGGAGGGGTCGGCCGGTGACGTGCCGCTGATGGACTCGGTCGACCGGCAGGTCCGCGGGGCCGCGCACGGCGTGGACCACGAGGTGCTGACCCGGGCCTACCGGCTGGTGGTGGTGGACCGGCCGACGGGGTCGGGCTACGCCTACGTCGCGGCCCGGGGCGGGCCCTACCTGCTGGCCGCGACGAACCGGCGCACCGCCACCGACCTGCTCTGGGAGGCGCTGGCGGCCTCCTCCCCCGACGAGCCGGTCGAGGTCCCGCACGTGAGCGCGGCCAACGAGTGGGCGCTCGACGTCGGGCTGGCGTGCCGGATGCAGCTGTGGACCAGCGGCTACCTCGCGCTGCGCGGCCTCAAGCCACCGGCACCGTACCTGCACAGCGGGCACTTCCTCTGAGTCCCGCCAGGTGCGTTGTGAAAAGATGACCGGGTGACGACAACCGAGCTGCCCCTGCTGGTCCTGGGCCGCGGCACCGACAGCCGCTCCGAGCCGGGAGTCGACTGCCCCGGCTCCCTTCCTGCCGCCTCCGACCCCGACCTGGTCGCCCGCGCGCGGGCCGCCAAGGAGGCGCTCGGCGACCGGGTGTTCGTGCTCGGCCACCACTACCAGCGCGACGAGGTCATCGAGTTCGCCGACGTCACCGGCGACTCCTTCAAGCTGGCCCGCGACGCCGCCGGCCGACCGGACGCGGAGTACGTCGTGTTCTGCGGCGTGCACTTCATGGCCGAGTCGGCCGACATCCTCACCGGCCCGGACCAGGCGGTGATCCTGCCGGACCTCGCGGCCGGCTGCTCGATGGCGGACATGGCCGGCCTCGCGCAGGTCGAGGACGCCTGGGACGCCCTGGAGGACGTGGGCATCGCCTCGTCCGTCGTACCCGTGACGTACATGAACTCCTCGGCCGACATCAAGGCGTTCTGCGGCAAGCACGGCGGGGCGGTGTGCACGTCCTCCAACGCGCAGGTGGCGCTGGAGTGGGCGTACGCGCAGAAGAAGGACGCCAAGGTGCTCTTCCTGCCCGACCAGCACCTCGGCCGCAACACCGCGGTGCGCGAGCTCGGGATGAGCCTCGACGACTGCGTCGTGTGGAACCCGCACAAGCCCAACGGCGGGCTCACGCCCGGCCAGCTGCGGGACGCCCGGATGATCCTGTGGAAGGGGCACTGCTCCGTGCACGGCCGGTTCACCGCGCAGTGCGTCGACGACGTGCGCGAGCGGGTCCCCGGCGTCCAGGTGCTGGTGCACCCCGAGTGCACCCACGAGGTGGTCACCAAGGCCGACCTCGTCGGGTCGACGGAGTTCATCATCAAGACCGTCGAGGCCGCTCCCCCGGGCTCGTCGTGGGCGATCGGCACCGAGCTGAACCTCGTGCAGCGGCTCGCGAACGCGCACCCGGAGCAGCACATCACGTTCCTGGACAAGACCGTCTGCTACTGCTCGACGATGAACCGCATCGACCTGCCGCACTTCGTGTGGGCGATGGAGAACCTCGTCGCCGGCCACGTGGTCAACCGGATCGAGGTCGACCCCGAGACCGAGCGCTGGGCCAAGGTCGCCCTGCAGCGGATGCTCGACCTGCCCGCGCGCACGGCGGGCAAGGACTGACCCGGCGGCCGCTCAGAGGCCGGGGGCGCCCCAGACCGGCATCCACCGGGACAGGTCCTTCTCGACCGGGAGGTCGTCGGAGACCAGGTCGCGGATCTGGATCTCCAGCAGGTTGTCGCGCTGCTGGGGGCCGGTCGGCGCGAACGGGTAGAACGTGCCCTGCTTGTAGAGGTAGACCAGGCCCAGCCGGCGCCCGGCGGGGTCGGTGAACCCGACCAGCGAGCAGAGCAGGCTCGGGCCGAACCCCTGCGCCTCGAGCGAGGTGTTCACGGTGTGCAGGTCGGTGACGAGCGCCGACAGGTCGTCCGGGCTCTGCCGGGCCAGCAGCCAGGTGAAGCCGAAGGAGTCGGTGCTGCGCTCGACGTCCGGGTCGTCGTCGTTGTCGAGCAGCTCGACGACGTCGTTCTGCGCCTGCGCGAACGCCGCGCCCTCGGCGGCCCGGTAGCAGACCGAGCCGACGCCGGTCGGCGTGAAGCCGGCCGCCGTCTGCAGCGTCACCGCGGCCGCGGGCAACGAGAACAGCGCGTCCAGGTTGGCCTGCACCGGCTTGCTCCGGCCGCTCAGCGTGCTCCAGATGCCCATCGTGCGCCTCAGAGGCCGGCGCCGGGGGCCGGGAAGCCACCGTCCATCGGCTTGCCGAGCTCGGCGGACACCTTCGCGAGCTGCTCGAGCCGCTGCTCGAGCGACGGGTGCGTGGAGGTGAGGGTCTTGAAGCCCATGCCGCTGATCGCCGGGGTGATGAAGAAGGCGTTCATCGACTGGACCTCACGCAGGTCCTTGCTCGGGATCGAGGCGACCTCACCGCTGATCTTGGTCAGCGCGCTGGCCAGGGCCGAGGGCTTCTGGGTGAGGTAGGCGCCCGACCGGTCGGCGCACAGCTCGCGGTAGCGCGAGAGCAGCCGGGTCAGGAAGAAGCTCACGGCGTAGACCACCAGGCTGATCACCAGCGCGATCAGCCAGAACGGCGGGCCGTTGTTGTTGTTGTTGTTGCCGCCCCGGCGGTCGCCCCCGCCGCCGAAGAGCATGCCGTACTGCGCCCCGCGGGTCAGCATGCCGGCGGCGATGCCGGCCGACGCGGCCAGCGTCATCACCAGCACGTCGCGGTGCGCGACGTGGGACAGCTCGTGGGCGAGCACGCCCTCCATCTC
It encodes:
- the pspAB gene encoding PspA-associated protein PspAB; the encoded protein is MGIWSTLSGRSKPVQANLDALFSLPAAAVTLQTAAGFTPTGVGSVCYRAAEGAAFAQAQNDVVELLDNDDDPDVERSTDSFGFTWLLARQSPDDLSALVTDLHTVNTSLEAQGFGPSLLCSLVGFTDPAGRRLGLVYLYKQGTFYPFAPTGPQQRDNLLEIQIRDLVSDDLPVEKDLSRWMPVWGAPGL
- the nadA gene encoding quinolinate synthase NadA: MTTTELPLLVLGRGTDSRSEPGVDCPGSLPAASDPDLVARARAAKEALGDRVFVLGHHYQRDEVIEFADVTGDSFKLARDAAGRPDAEYVVFCGVHFMAESADILTGPDQAVILPDLAAGCSMADMAGLAQVEDAWDALEDVGIASSVVPVTYMNSSADIKAFCGKHGGAVCTSSNAQVALEWAYAQKKDAKVLFLPDQHLGRNTAVRELGMSLDDCVVWNPHKPNGGLTPGQLRDARMILWKGHCSVHGRFTAQCVDDVRERVPGVQVLVHPECTHEVVTKADLVGSTEFIIKTVEAAPPGSSWAIGTELNLVQRLANAHPEQHITFLDKTVCYCSTMNRIDLPHFVWAMENLVAGHVVNRIEVDPETERWAKVALQRMLDLPARTAGKD
- a CDS encoding M48 family metalloprotease, which produces MIDRLCALADMPKPRVAIAYTDMPNAFATGRSPQHSSVCVTTGILDKLTAEEMEGVLAHELSHVAHRDVLVMTLAASAGIAAGMLTRGAQYGMLFGGGGDRRGGNNNNNNGPPFWLIALVISLVVYAVSFFLTRLLSRYRELCADRSGAYLTQKPSALASALTKISGEVASIPSKDLREVQSMNAFFITPAISGMGFKTLTSTHPSLEQRLEQLAKVSAELGKPMDGGFPAPGAGL
- a CDS encoding GNAT family N-acetyltransferase, whose product is MPPSNMMGWSAMTADYFVRPMTPTDVPEVERLTDAAFFDLDVRTHRAGWPAPEHRSEARAAEWRARVRHLVQHDPRGCWVAEDDSGVLGATVSMRRDTTWLLAAYAVRPGLQGRGVGRQLLDAALAYGDGCLHGMIAASEDPPAVRRYRLAGFTLHPTMLLRGPVARADLPVVERVREGSAGDVPLMDSVDRQVRGAAHGVDHEVLTRAYRLVVVDRPTGSGYAYVAARGGPYLLAATNRRTATDLLWEALAASSPDEPVEVPHVSAANEWALDVGLACRMQLWTSGYLALRGLKPPAPYLHSGHFL
- a CDS encoding glycerate kinase family protein; the encoded protein is MRVLIAPDKFAGTLSAVEAAEAIAAGWRRRAPHDELELVPMADGGPGFVDVLHASLGGELLAVNVLGPYGDTVPGTVLIHQGTAYVESAQACGLHLTPAGDRHAEDASTYGVGELVRAACEEGATRVVVGLGGSGTNDGGAGLLAALGATSDPAEALTRGATGLGDLQDVDLEAARAMVEGVELVAASDVDNPLLGLRGATNVFGPQKGVADDRLQAVDALLERLADATDKKTALGKGAGAAGGLGFGLLLLGATRTSGLDIVADAVGLPERARRADLVITGEGAFDFSSRSGKVPYGVATIAAQALQPCIALAGQVLVGSREMRALGVESAYSMVDLVGEEASFADPAGSLAALAERTAKSWSR